The Erythrolamprus reginae isolate rEryReg1 chromosome 5, rEryReg1.hap1, whole genome shotgun sequence genome window below encodes:
- the LOC139168347 gene encoding double homeobox protein 4C-like, which translates to MNRRNSRKWPKIRAARGERRKRTIFTKEQVARLNEAYKINPYPGYEERESLAQELRIPEARVQVWFQNKRARPSPQHAKESSRPSSDPSESRLSPDDVDCLSFTDGLTWADPWPQGGNWTFLGQSQAFQPMEVSQEVAPPTAQYCAPVEPAFSALQGFWDARAPSGSELVPTLPSPPQQHPLLQSPQGAFSYPAYHPQLAGDPFYPSQPCSSSSPDPALGVHGAADLLGPFGLGLAQGSAPHGEAPQPPFYGNEAVNWENWR; encoded by the exons ATGAACCGCAGAAATTCAA GAAAATGGCCCAAAATCCGCGCTGccaggggggagagaaggaaaaggaccaTTTTCACCAAGGAGCAAGTGGCCAGGCTCAACGAGGCTTACAAGATCAACCCCTATCCGGGCTACGAGGAGCGCGAGAGCTTGGCGCAAGAGCTCAGGATCCCGGAGGCGCGGGTCCAG GTCTGGTTCCAAAACAAAAGGGCCCGGCCTTCACCCCAGCACGCCAAAGAAAGCAGCCGGCCAAGTAGTGACCCATCGGAGTCCAGGCTCTCACCCGACGATGTTGACTGTTTGTCCTTCACAGATGGACTTACTTGGGCTGACCCGTGGCCCCAGGGAGGAAACTGGACCTTCCTGGGACAGTCTCAAGCCTTCCAACCCATGGAAGTGAGCCAGGAAGTAGCTCCTCCGACGGCGCAATATTGCGCCCCCGTCGAGCCCGCTTTCTCGGCCCTGCAGGGCTTCTGGGATGCCAGGGCGCCTTCGGGATCCGAACTCGTCCCCACTCTTCCTTCACCTCCGCAACAGCACCCCCTCCTGCAATCTCCCCAAGGCGCCTTCTCTTATCCCGCCTACCACCCGCAGCTGGCGGGGGATCCTTTCTACCCCAGCCAGCCCTGTTCGTCCTCCTCTCCCGACCCAGCCTTGGGTGTCCACGGAGCCGCGGACCTGCTAGGGCCCTTCGGTTTGGGCTTGGCGCAGGGGTCGGCTCCCCACGGAGAGGCGCCCCAGCCTCCGTTTTACGGGAACGAAGCGGTGAACTGGGAGAACTGGAGGTAG